From Klebsiella electrica, the proteins below share one genomic window:
- the rhtC gene encoding threonine export protein RhtC, translating to MLMLFLTVALVHIIALMSPGPDFFFVSQTAVSRSRKEAIMGVLGITCGVMVWAGVALLGLHLIIEKMAWLHTIIMVGGGLYLCWMGYQMLRGALKKSDAPAAEPQVELARSGRSFLKGLLTNLANPKAIIYFGSVFSLFVGDSVGTGERWGIFLLIVLETLVWFTIVASLFALPAMRRGYQRMAKWIDGIAGTLFAGFGIHLIISR from the coding sequence ATGCTGATGCTTTTCCTCACCGTCGCGCTGGTGCATATCATTGCGCTGATGAGTCCAGGTCCGGACTTTTTCTTTGTTTCTCAGACCGCCGTTAGCCGTTCTCGTAAAGAGGCGATAATGGGCGTGCTGGGGATTACCTGTGGCGTGATGGTCTGGGCGGGCGTCGCGCTGCTTGGCCTGCACCTGATTATCGAGAAAATGGCCTGGCTGCATACCATTATCATGGTCGGTGGCGGCTTATACCTGTGCTGGATGGGCTATCAGATGCTGCGCGGTGCGCTGAAGAAAAGCGATGCGCCGGCGGCGGAGCCGCAGGTCGAGCTGGCCCGCAGCGGGCGCAGCTTCCTCAAAGGGCTGCTGACCAACCTCGCCAACCCTAAAGCGATTATCTATTTTGGTTCTGTCTTCTCACTGTTTGTCGGCGATAGCGTCGGCACGGGCGAGCGCTGGGGGATTTTCCTGCTGATCGTTCTGGAAACGCTGGTCTGGTTTACCATCGTGGCCAGCCTGTTCGCCTTACCGGCCATGCGTCGTGGTTACCAGCGGATGGCAAAATGGATCGACGGCATTGCCGGTACGCTGTTTGCCGGCTTCGGCATCCATCTGATCATTTCGCGCTAA
- the recQ gene encoding ATP-dependent DNA helicase RecQ, with protein MAQAEVLNQTLLAKQVLQETFGYQQFRPGQETIIDTALGGRDCLVVMPTGGGKSLCYQVPALVLGGLTVVVSPLISLMKDQVDQLLANGVAAACLNSTQSREQQQEVMAGCRSGQIRLLYIAPERLMLDNFLEHLSHWNLAMVAVDEAHCISQWGHDFRPEYAALGQLRQRVPQIPFMALTATADDTTRRDIVRLLGLNDPLIQVSSFDRPNIRYMLMEKFKPLDQLMRYVQDQRGKSGIIYCNSRSKVEDTAARLQSRGISAAAYHAGLENDIRADVQEKFQRDDLQIVVATVAFGMGINKPNVRFVVHFDIPRNIESYYQETGRAGRDGLPAEAMLFYDPADMAWLRRCLEEKPAGPLQDIERHKLNAMGAFAEAQTCRRLVLLNYFGEGRQEACGNCDICLDPPKQYDGLMDARKALSTIYRVNQRFGMGYVVEVLRGANNQRIREMAHDKLPVYGIGREQSHEHWVSVIRQLIHLGLVTQNIAQHSALQLTEAARPVLRGEVPLQLAVPRIVALKPKAMQKSFGGNYDRKLFAKLRKLRKAIADEENIPPYVVFNDATLIEMAEQSPITAGEMLSVNGVGTRKLERFGKEFMALIRAHIDGEDE; from the coding sequence GTGGCGCAGGCGGAAGTATTGAATCAAACATTGCTGGCAAAGCAGGTTTTACAGGAAACCTTCGGCTACCAGCAGTTTCGCCCAGGCCAGGAAACCATTATCGATACGGCGCTGGGCGGGCGCGACTGCCTGGTCGTCATGCCGACCGGCGGCGGCAAATCGCTGTGCTATCAGGTGCCAGCGCTGGTGCTTGGCGGCCTGACGGTGGTGGTATCGCCGCTGATCTCGCTGATGAAAGATCAGGTCGACCAACTGCTGGCCAACGGCGTGGCCGCCGCCTGCCTTAACTCGACCCAGAGCCGCGAGCAGCAGCAGGAGGTCATGGCCGGCTGCCGCAGTGGGCAGATTCGTCTGCTGTATATCGCCCCCGAGCGCTTGATGCTGGATAATTTCCTTGAGCATCTCAGCCACTGGAACCTGGCAATGGTGGCGGTGGATGAAGCGCACTGTATTTCCCAGTGGGGGCATGATTTCCGTCCGGAATATGCCGCCCTGGGCCAACTGCGCCAGCGCGTGCCGCAGATTCCGTTTATGGCGTTAACCGCCACCGCCGATGACACCACCCGCCGGGATATCGTGCGTCTGCTGGGGCTGAACGACCCGCTGATTCAGGTCAGCAGCTTCGACCGCCCGAATATCCGCTACATGCTGATGGAGAAGTTTAAACCGCTCGATCAGCTGATGCGCTACGTGCAGGACCAGCGCGGCAAATCGGGCATTATCTACTGCAACAGCCGTTCGAAAGTGGAAGATACCGCCGCCCGTCTGCAAAGCCGCGGAATCAGCGCGGCGGCCTATCATGCCGGGCTGGAGAATGACATTCGTGCGGATGTGCAGGAGAAATTCCAGCGCGACGATCTGCAAATCGTGGTGGCCACGGTCGCTTTCGGCATGGGGATCAATAAACCCAACGTCCGCTTCGTGGTGCACTTCGACATTCCCCGTAATATTGAATCCTACTACCAGGAAACCGGTCGCGCCGGGCGCGATGGTCTGCCGGCGGAAGCGATGCTGTTTTACGATCCGGCCGACATGGCGTGGCTGCGTCGCTGTCTGGAGGAGAAGCCCGCCGGGCCGCTGCAGGACATTGAACGCCACAAGCTGAACGCAATGGGCGCGTTTGCCGAAGCGCAAACCTGTCGCCGTCTGGTGCTGCTCAACTATTTTGGCGAAGGGCGCCAGGAAGCGTGCGGCAACTGCGATATCTGCCTCGATCCGCCAAAACAGTATGACGGGTTAATGGACGCGCGTAAGGCGCTCTCGACCATTTACCGCGTGAACCAACGCTTCGGTATGGGCTACGTGGTGGAGGTCCTGCGCGGGGCCAATAATCAGCGTATCCGCGAGATGGCGCATGACAAGCTGCCGGTCTACGGCATCGGTCGGGAACAGAGCCATGAACACTGGGTCAGCGTGATTCGTCAGCTGATTCATCTTGGCCTGGTCACGCAAAATATCGCCCAGCATTCGGCGCTACAGCTGACCGAAGCCGCACGTCCAGTGCTGCGTGGCGAGGTTCCGCTGCAGCTCGCCGTTCCGCGTATCGTGGCGTTGAAGCCGAAGGCGATGCAAAAATCCTTCGGCGGCAATTATGACCGCAAGCTGTTCGCCAAGCTGCGCAAGTTGCGTAAAGCGATTGCCGATGAGGAAAATATCCCGCCGTACGTCGTCTTTAACGACGCGACGCTGATCGAAATGGCCGAACAGTCGCCGATAACCGCCGGTGAGATGCTGAGCGTGAACGGCGTCGGTACGCGAAAACTGGAGCGTTTCGGCAAAGAGTTTATGGCGCTGATCCGCGCGCACATTGATGGTGAAGATGAGTAG